The Pseudomonas aeruginosa genome includes the window CGGCTGGCGTTGTGCGGGTAGACCTTGCTGACCAGGAAGACCTCTTCGCGGCGTCCCGCGATAGCCGCGCCGACCACGTCCTCGGCGCCGCCCTCGGCGTACATCTCGGCGGTATCGATCAGCGTCATCCCCAGCTCGATGCCTTCGCGCAGCGCCGCGACCTCGCGCTTGCGTTCGCCGGGCTGCTCGCCGATATGCCAGGTACCCTGGCCGATGGCGGCGACCTCCTGGCCATCGATCAGCGTGAGCGTTTTCATGCAGCGTCTCCTGTGGTGAATGGACGGGGCCTCATGCCCAGGGATCATAGCTGCCGAAGCTCCAGACGTGGCCCTCCGGATCGCGGCAAGTGAAGCCGCGACCGCCGTAGTCCTCGTCCTTGATGTCGATGACGATCTCGGCGCCGGCGGCCTGGGCGCTGCGGAACAGGGCGTCGGGATCGGCGACCACCAGGTAGAGGCTCTGGGTATTGCCGCCGGCTTCGTCGACGTGCCGCATCAGCCGACCGTAGGCGTTGTCGCGGACGCTCGAGCCGAGCATCAGCATGCCGTTGGCGCCGTTCGGGCTGGCGTAGGTCAACTCGGCGTGGAGCACCTGTCCGTCCTCGCCGGGCACCACCAGCTTGCGCTGGAAGCCAAAGGTCCGGCACAGCCAGTCGATGGCGGCCGGCGCATCGCGGTAACGCAGGCAGGGAATGACGCTGGCGACGGTGTTGCTGGCGGGCGTGTGCATGGCGCATACCTCCGGGGGAAAGCACGACCACCAGCATAGACGCTGGACCGGACCGCCCCCGAGGCACGGATGGGCGGCGCGCCCTTCAGCGCAGCAGCGCCAGCACCCCGCCGAGCAACGGCACTCCGGCGGCGCAAGGCAATGCCCAGCGTGGCCGCCAGGCGAGCAGCAGGACCAGCGTGCCGGCCGCCAGCATCAGCAGGCAGGACCAGAAGACGATGCCGATCTCCACGCCCTGCCGGTGGATCGAGAAGGCCAGCGCCAGGCCCAGGTCGAGCAGCGCCACGCCGCGTAGCAGAAGCACCCGGGAAGCCGACGGCTCGTGGCCGAGAAGGTTCTTGTGGTGGCGGTTCATGGCCAGGCAGAGAGCGGTGAAGGCCAGCAGGTTGAGGCCGAAGACCAGCAGCATCAGGCCACCTCCTGGACGTTCAGGCGTCGCCGGGCGGGCTTGCTCGACGCTTGCCGACGTCGCCAGCCGAGCCAGGCGCAGAGCAGGCCGAGGCCCAGCAGGCTGAGGTCGACGCCGGCCAGCACCCAGTCGCCGCGCTGCAGGCTGGCCAACAGGTTGCCTTCCGGGCTACGCAGCAGGCCGAGCAGCGGCAGGCCCAGCGCCAGCACGGCGGCGAGGCGCAGTTGCGTGCGACCGAGGGCCCCGCTGTTGCGGCGGACGATGGCCCACAGCGCGACCAGCGCCCAACTGGCGCAAAACACGCGGATCTCCCAGGTGTCGCGGCCGGCCAGTTGCGTCGGCAGCAGGCGGTTGCCCCACAGCAGCGCCAGGCTGGCCAGCGGCAGGCCGCCGCAGACCGCCAGGTTCAGCGCCCGCACCAGACCAACGCCACGACTGCCGCGGACCTCGCGCTTGGCCAGCCAGACCTGCAACCCGCCGAAGATCATCATCGCCCCGGACAGCCCGAGCAACAGGTACATCCAGCGCACCAACTGGCCGCCCCACTGGATCATGTGCAGGCCGGTCAGCCAGCCGTAGGTGGCGTAGCCGGGCGCATAGGACGGCTGGGCATGCAGCAGTTCGCCGCTGGAGGCATCGAAGTTGACCGTGCGCTGGTCGTCGAGGATGCGCGAGGCGTCGCGCCGGCGGATGTCCACGGTGGCCGCCTCGTCATAGGGATGGTGGACGCTGATCCAGCCCGGCGCGCCGCCGTCGCCCCAGACCTTGCCGGCCTCGACGATCAGGCCGTCGATGGACGCCGGCGGCCCCGCCGGGCGGCCGACTTCCTCGCGTTCGTAGGAGCCCTGCACTTCATGGAAGAAGCGCTCGCCATCGTTCTGGTAGACCACCTGCAGGCCCGCCTGCATGTAGTAGACGATGAAGATCACCAGGCCGGTGTAGGCGATCATCAGGTGGAACGGCAGGCCGATCACCCCCAGCACGTTGTGCGCGTCGAGCCAGGCGCGCTGCCGCGCCGCCTGCGGGCGCAGGGTGAAGAAGTCCTTGAAGATCCGCCGGTGCACGATGGTCCCGCTGACCAGCGCCACCAGCATCAGCATCCCGGCGATGCCGACGATGTACAGGCCGACCATGCCGGCGTGCAGGTCGTAGTGCAGGGTGAAGAAGAACTCGCCGCCGACTGTCTTCGGCAGCGGCTGGCCGCTCACCGCGTCCAGCTGAAAGACCTTGAACTCGCTGCCGTCGCGTGGCTCCCAGCCGGCGTTCCAGTAGGGCGCCCGCTCGCTCGGCGGCAGCATCCACCAGGCATGGGCATCGGGGGCGCGCTGGCGCAACCAGTCGCGCACCTGGTCGGCGCCCAGCGACTGCGCGCCGGGCAGGTGCAGGTCCGGCTGCATCCAGCGGGTCAGCTCCTTGTCGAAGCTGGCCAGGCTGCCGGCGAAGACGATGACGAACAGCAGCCAGCTGACCAGCAGCCCCGACCAGGTATGCAGGCCGGACATCGATTGACGCAGGTTCATGGACGCGCTCCGTAGTCGAGGCCGAGCCAGGCCAGGCCGCCCAGCGCCAGGCTGGCCAGCGCCAGCACCCAGCAGGCGCGCCAGGCGCTGCGCGCGGCGAAGGCGTAGACGATGGCCGCGACCCACACGGCGAAGCAGCCGAGGCTGCCGAACGAGACCCGGTCGGGACGCGGCAGCGGCAGGTAGATGCTCAGGCAGGCGGTGACCGCATAGGCCAGCGCGTAGCCAAGCAGGACCGCGACGAGGATGCGGCCGGTGACGGACAGTCCGCCGGCCAGGGCCTGGCTGGTCATGGGGCGGCGTCCCGGGTGGAAACAGGGCCTTGCATCGTCGCTACCTCGTCTGGCTGGCACGGCGACGCCGCGCTCGCGGGTGGCGAGGCGGTCGTCGATTCGGAAGGTTTGCGACTGTATCTCAATTACGTTCGCATTTGTACTTGCTCCGGACGACCGCCAGGTCGCGTCGCGCCAGGGATTGCCGGGGTCCGACGAGTGCGGGTCGTATCCCGTCGCATTCGTCCGCCGCGCCATACGTCCATCTCCGCTCTGCGCAAGCGCGCCGAGCTTGGTAATATCGGCTGTTTGCGGTTTCGGCTGGTCTCGCCGAAGGACATACCGGATGACTTCACCCTCCGCCCCAGACACCCAGCTCAGCCTGGCCATCGACCCGGCCCGGCCGTATGCGCGGCTGACCCTCGGCAGCCACGTGCACAGCGGCTACGACCTGCGCAGCGGACGCATGCAGAGCATTTCCCGGCACCGTGCGGCGCTGGCCTTCATCTATGCCGGCGAGGCGGTTTCCGGGCGTCCCGGCAGCGAGCCACGGGAGGCCCAGCGGCGTATCGAACGGCGTCCGGCGCACGAGCAGGAATACCGCGAGACCCTGCGCCGCCTCGGCTTCAAGCCGGCGACCCGGCGCAGCGACGCGCTCGAGGAAAGCGCCGGCGAGATGTTCGAACTGCCCGGCGACAACGCCTGGCTGCACTTCATGCAGGACGACCTGCCGCGCCTGCGCCAGCAGGGCTGGTTCATCGACATCCGCGCCGACTTCGCCTACGACCTGACGCCCATCGACGCCTGGTACGCCGAGGTCGAGGAAGCCGACGACCGCCAGTGGTTCGAGCTGGAACTGGGCATCCAGGTCGCCGGCCAGCGGGTCAGCCTGCTGCCGGCGCTGACCGAGCTGATCCGCCGCAGCCCGGCCCTGCTCGATCCGCGCGCCCTCGCCCGGCACGCCGACGAAGAGCAACTGGTGCTGCGCCTGGAACTCAACCCGCCGCTGCGCGTGGCGCTGCCCTTCGGCCGCCTGAAGCCGGTGCTGGCGGCGCTTTCCGACTTCTACCTGGGCGACCCCGAACCGCAGCGCAAGCTGCGCCTGGGCGCACCGGACGCGGCGCGCCTGGCCGATCTCGACGAGTTGCCGCTGGCCTGGGAAGGCGGCGACAACCTGCGCGACTTCGCCCGCCGCCTACGCAGTTTCCAGGCTCGTCCGGCGACCCCGCCGCAAGGCCTGCGCGCCGAACTGCGGCCCTACCAGCTCGAAGGCCTGAGCTGGATGCAGACCCTGCGCGAACTCGACAGCGGCGGCGTGCTGGCCGACGACATGGGGCTGGGCAAGACCTTGCAGTCGCTGGCCCACGTGCTCCTGGAAAAGCAGGCCGGGCGGCTCGACACGCCGGCGCTGGTGGTGATGCCCACCAGCCTGATCCCCAACTGGCTGGACGAGGCCGAGCGCTTCGCCCCCGATCTGCGCGTGCTGGCCCTGCACGGCGCCGGCCGGCGCCGCGACTTCGCCCGCATCGACGAGCACGACCTGGTGCTGACCACCTATGCCCTGCTGCCACGCGACGCCGCCGAGCTGGGCAAGCGGCGGTTCCACCTGCTGATCCTCGACGAGGCGCAGAACATCAAGAACGCCACCACCAAGGCCGCCGTCGCCGCCCGCGAGCTGGCGGCACGGCATCGCCTGTGCCTGACCGGCACGCCGCTGGAGAACCACCTCGGCGAACTCTGGTCGCTGTTCCATTTCCTGATGCCCGGCTGGCTCGGCGACGCCCGCCAGTTCGCCCAGGACTACCGCACGCCGATCGAGAAGCACGGCGACGAGGCACGCCTCAGTCACCTGGCCGCGCGCCTGCGGCCGTTCCTGCTGCGACGGACCAAGGAACAGGTGGCCTCGGAACTGCCGCCGAAGAGCGAGTTCACCCAGTTCGTCGAACTCAGCGAGGCGCAACGCGAACTCTACGAGACCGTGCGCCTGGCGCTGGACCGCAAGGTCCGCGAGGAGATCGCCCGGCGCGGCCTGGCGCGCAGCCGCATCGTGATCCTCGAGGCGCTGCTCAAGCTGCGCCAGGTCTGCTGCGACACGCGCCTGCTGCAACGCCAGGAAGACGGCGCGCGCAGCGGCCGGGCGCTCAGCTCGGGCAAGCTGGCCTACCTGCTCGACATGCTCGACGAACTGATCGCCGAGGGTCGCCGGGTCCTGCTGTTCTCGCAGTTCACCTCGATGCTCGCGCTGATCGAGGACGCCCTGCGCCAGCGCGGCGTCGACTACGTCCTGCTGACCGGCGAGACCCGCGACCGCCGCGCCCCGGTACAGCGCTTCCAGAGCGGCAAGGTGCCGGTGTTCCTGATCAGCTTGAAGGCAGGCGGGGTCGGCCTCAACCTGACCGCGGCGGACACCGTGATCCACTACGATCCCTGGTGGAACCCGGCGGTGGAGAACCAGGCCAGCGACCGCGCCTACCGCATCGGCCAGGACAAGCCGGTGTTCGTCTACCGGCTGATCGCCCGCGGCACGGTGGAAGAGAAGATCCAGCACCTGCAGCAGGAAAAGGCCGCCCTCGCCGACGGCCTGTTCAGCGAAGGCAACGGCGACGGCTGGAAGCTCGACGAGGCCGATATCGACGCGCTGTTCGCGCCCTTGCCCAAGGCGCTCTGAGGGCCGCCCGGATTCAGCGCGCGACGCCGCGGTAGACGTAGGTCATCGGCCGCGGCCCGGGCAGGTAGCCCTGTTCCAGCTCGTCGATGCGAAAGCCGGCCTCGCGCAGCAAGGCCGGCATGTCGCGGTCCAGGTGGCAACCGCCGGCCAGCGGTTTCCACCAGGGCGTCAGGCGCCGTTGCCAGGCCAGCACCGAGGCGTCCGGCGCGCGCCCATGCTCGCAGAACAGCAATTCGCCGCCACGCTTCAGCACCCGACGCATCTCGCCCAGCGCCGGCAGCGGCGCGGCGATGGAGCAAAGGGTGAAAGTGCAGACGATGGTGTCGAAGCTTTCCGCCTCGGCGCGGATCTCGCCAAGCTCGAGGGCGACCATTTCCACCGGGATGCCGATTTGCGCCGCGCGCTCGCGGGCCAGCGCCTGCATTTGCGCGGCCGGGTCGACGCCGACGATCGCCGACACCTTCGCCGCGTCGTAGAAGCCCAGGTTGAGCCCGGTGCCCAGACCGATCTCCAGCACCCGCCCATGGGCGCGCGGCACCAGCAGCGAACGCTGCTTCATCACGTCGCCCATGCCGCAGGCGAAGTCGATCAGGCGCGGCAACACGTAACGGTCATAGATGCCCACGAAACTCTCTCCTGGCACAGCGGCTGGAGGGGAAAGCATAGACCAGCGATGCATTAGACGATTGTCGACAATCAAGCGACGAATGATTGACCCCACGCAATCCAGGCGGTAGCTTTCGCAAATATTGTCGACACATCGACCCGAACAGCCAGTACCATGACCCAGAACCCGCCCCCTCTCGAGATTGCCCATGACGACGGAGAGACCTTGTCGGAACACGTCTTCCGCAAGATCCAGAGCGCCATCGTCAGCGGCGAGATCGCGCCGGGCAGCAAGATCTCCGAGCCGGAGCTGGCGCGCACCTACGGCATCAGCCGCGGCCCGCTGCGCGAGGCGATCCACCGCCTGGAAGGCCTGCGCCTGCTGGTGCGGGTGCCGCATGTCGGGGCGCGGGTGGTGTCGCTGAGCCACGCCGAGCTGATCGAGCTCTACGAGATCCGCGAGTCCCTGGAAGGCATGGCCTGCCGACTGGCCGCCGAGCGCATGAGCCAGGCCGAGATCGACGAGTTGCGCCGGGTGCTCGACACCCACGAGCGCGACGAGGCGTTCCAGGCCGGGCGCGGCTATTACCAGCAGGAAGGCGACTACGACTTCCACTACCGGATCATCCAGGGCAGCGGCAACGCCACTCTCACCCGCATGCTCTGCGGCGAGCTCTACCAACTGGTGCGGATGTACCGCATCCAGTACTCGACCACGCCGAACCGGCCGCGCCAGGCCTTCGCCGAACACCACCGCATTCTCGACGCCATCGCCGACCGTGACGGCGAACTGGCCGAGCTGCTGATGCGCCGCCACATCAGTGCGTCGCGCCGCAATATCGAGCGCCAGCTGGAACCCCAGCCGGCGAAGCTCGCCTCCGCTTCCTCCACCGTCTAAGAGGTCCGTGATGAGCCAGACGTCCCTTACCCCCGGCCAGCGCTTCCGCGAAGCCGTGG containing:
- a CDS encoding PepSY-associated TM helix domain-containing protein gives rise to the protein MNLRQSMSGLHTWSGLLVSWLLFVIVFAGSLASFDKELTRWMQPDLHLPGAQSLGADQVRDWLRQRAPDAHAWWMLPPSERAPYWNAGWEPRDGSEFKVFQLDAVSGQPLPKTVGGEFFFTLHYDLHAGMVGLYIVGIAGMLMLVALVSGTIVHRRIFKDFFTLRPQAARQRAWLDAHNVLGVIGLPFHLMIAYTGLVIFIVYYMQAGLQVVYQNDGERFFHEVQGSYEREEVGRPAGPPASIDGLIVEAGKVWGDGGAPGWISVHHPYDEAATVDIRRRDASRILDDQRTVNFDASSGELLHAQPSYAPGYATYGWLTGLHMIQWGGQLVRWMYLLLGLSGAMMIFGGLQVWLAKREVRGSRGVGLVRALNLAVCGGLPLASLALLWGNRLLPTQLAGRDTWEIRVFCASWALVALWAIVRRNSGALGRTQLRLAAVLALGLPLLGLLRSPEGNLLASLQRGDWVLAGVDLSLLGLGLLCAWLGWRRRQASSKPARRRLNVQEVA
- a CDS encoding class I SAM-dependent methyltransferase; translation: MLSPPAAVPGESFVGIYDRYVLPRLIDFACGMGDVMKQRSLLVPRAHGRVLEIGLGTGLNLGFYDAAKVSAIVGVDPAAQMQALARERAAQIGIPVEMVALELGEIRAEAESFDTIVCTFTLCSIAAPLPALGEMRRVLKRGGELLFCEHGRAPDASVLAWQRRLTPWWKPLAGGCHLDRDMPALLREAGFRIDELEQGYLPGPRPMTYVYRGVAR
- a CDS encoding DUF3325 domain-containing protein → MLLVFGLNLLAFTALCLAMNRHHKNLLGHEPSASRVLLLRGVALLDLGLALAFSIHRQGVEIGIVFWSCLLMLAAGTLVLLLAWRPRWALPCAAGVPLLGGVLALLR
- a CDS encoding DEAD/DEAH box helicase encodes the protein MFELPGDNAWLHFMQDDLPRLRQQGWFIDIRADFAYDLTPIDAWYAEVEEADDRQWFELELGIQVAGQRVSLLPALTELIRRSPALLDPRALARHADEEQLVLRLELNPPLRVALPFGRLKPVLAALSDFYLGDPEPQRKLRLGAPDAARLADLDELPLAWEGGDNLRDFARRLRSFQARPATPPQGLRAELRPYQLEGLSWMQTLRELDSGGVLADDMGLGKTLQSLAHVLLEKQAGRLDTPALVVMPTSLIPNWLDEAERFAPDLRVLALHGAGRRRDFARIDEHDLVLTTYALLPRDAAELGKRRFHLLILDEAQNIKNATTKAAVAARELAARHRLCLTGTPLENHLGELWSLFHFLMPGWLGDARQFAQDYRTPIEKHGDEARLSHLAARLRPFLLRRTKEQVASELPPKSEFTQFVELSEAQRELYETVRLALDRKVREEIARRGLARSRIVILEALLKLRQVCCDTRLLQRQEDGARSGRALSSGKLAYLLDMLDELIAEGRRVLLFSQFTSMLALIEDALRQRGVDYVLLTGETRDRRAPVQRFQSGKVPVFLISLKAGGVGLNLTAADTVIHYDPWWNPAVENQASDRAYRIGQDKPVFVYRLIARGTVEEKIQHLQQEKAALADGLFSEGNGDGWKLDEADIDALFAPLPKAL
- a CDS encoding VOC family protein — translated: MHTPASNTVASVIPCLRYRDAPAAIDWLCRTFGFQRKLVVPGEDGQVLHAELTYASPNGANGMLMLGSSVRDNAYGRLMRHVDEAGGNTQSLYLVVADPDALFRSAQAAGAEIVIDIKDEDYGGRGFTCRDPEGHVWSFGSYDPWA
- a CDS encoding GntR family transcriptional regulator, producing MTQNPPPLEIAHDDGETLSEHVFRKIQSAIVSGEIAPGSKISEPELARTYGISRGPLREAIHRLEGLRLLVRVPHVGARVVSLSHAELIELYEIRESLEGMACRLAAERMSQAEIDELRRVLDTHERDEAFQAGRGYYQQEGDYDFHYRIIQGSGNATLTRMLCGELYQLVRMYRIQYSTTPNRPRQAFAEHHRILDAIADRDGELAELLMRRHISASRRNIERQLEPQPAKLASASSTV
- a CDS encoding DUF3649 domain-containing protein, with the translated sequence MTSQALAGGLSVTGRILVAVLLGYALAYAVTACLSIYLPLPRPDRVSFGSLGCFAVWVAAIVYAFAARSAWRACWVLALASLALGGLAWLGLDYGARP